In Elaeis guineensis isolate ETL-2024a chromosome 1, EG11, whole genome shotgun sequence, a genomic segment contains:
- the LOC105061069 gene encoding transcription factor BIM1 isoform X6, whose translation MRMELQGKKTTHDFLSLYNKDSPFQHQDPRPPSQGCFLKTHDFLKPLEHAGKGRRDEAASGDIAVACVGPAEVGRAASVEHVLPGGIGTYSITHVSDPSPLAMVKPERGTCRGVDVERKPEPYYANGVAYAPQYAAGVPVALWDESAAKDPGSRGQWQSSFAASGSGSFGSPSASRHHPAPEKPRLMESASRSSRGFDDEDDDDEEFGKREGSSSHKELTVKLDGKGKGGDHDQRPNTPRSKHSATEQRRRSKINDRFQILRELIPHSDQKRDKASFLLEVIEYIRFLQEKVQKYESSIPGWSQDNTKLMPWVKVYFRSFWKNARNNNESPGDGISDPSQVMKNGSAPPGYMFSGSDNSIPVAPAMVSTAQNPTDSDMAAGLSYKAMETPTNFANADNMTTQVQPQWLRPSGSADCAVSGEILNEQELTVDEGTISMSSAYSQGLLTTLTQALQSSGIDLSQASISVQINLGKRAINKRPAATVTTSGAKDHEDPVSANQTMGHSRAGCSVEESSQAPKRHKADNS comes from the exons ATGAGGATGGAGCTCCAAG GTAAGAAAACAACTCACGATTTCCTGTCGCTTTACAACAAGGATTCCCCTTTCCAACACCAGGATCCAAGGCCTCCTTCTCAAG GTTGCTTTCTAAAGACGCACGACTTCTTAAAGCCGCTGGAGCACGCCGGGAAAGGCCGCCGCGACGAGGCGGCGAGCGGCGATATCGCCGTCGCCTGCGTGGGTCCCGCCGAGGTAGGGCGTGCGGCCTCGGTGGAGCACGTGCTCCCTGGTGGCATCGGGACGTACAGCATCACCCACGTGTCTGACCCTTCCCCGTTGGCTATGGTGAAGCCGGAGCGTGGCACGTGCCGCGGTGTCGACGTCGAACGGAAACCGGAGCCCTATTACGCCAACGGCGTCGCTTACGCCCCCCAGTACGCCGCTGGCGTCCCCGTCGCGCTCTGGGACGAGTCCGCCGCGAAAGACCCCGGCTCCAGAG GGCAGTGGCAGTCGTCATTCGCCGCCTCCGGCAGCGGCAGCTTCGGATCTCCTTCGGCCTCCAG GCATCACCCGGCGCCGGAGAAGCCGCGATTAATGGAGTCGGCGTCGAGATCCAGCAGGGGCTTCGACGATGAGGACGACGACGACGAGGAGTTCGGCAAGAGGGAGGGCTCCTCCTCGCATAAAG AGTTGACCGTGAAACTAGATGGGAAGGGCAAAGGGGGCGACCATGATCAGAGGCCCAACACTCCGAGATCAAAGCATTCTGCCACAGAGCAGCGGAGAAGGAGCAAAATAAATGACAG ATTTCAGATACTTAGGGAACTTATACCGCATAGTGATCAGAAGAGAGATAAAGCGTCattccttctggag GTTATTGAGTACATTCGCTTTTTACAAGAGAAAGTACAAAAGTATGAGTCCTCAATCCCGGGATGGAGTCAAGATAATACCAAGTTAATGCCATGG GTAAAAGTCTATTTTAGATCATTCTGGAAAAATGCACGG AACAATAACGAATCTCCTGGAGATGGTATATCTGACCCCTCTCAAGTCATGAAAAATGGTTCTGCTCCCCCTGGATATATGTTTTCTGGAAGCGACAATAGCATCCCGGTTGCACCAGCAATGGTCTCAACTGCACAGAATCCAACTGATTCAGATATGGCTGCTGGACTCTCTTACAAAGCAATGGAAACTCCTACAAATTTTGCGA ATGCAGATAACATGACAACCCAGGTCCAGCCACAATGGTTAAGACCGTCTGGTAGTGCTGACTGTGCTGTCAGTGGTGAAATATTGAATGAACAAGAGCTGACGGTTGATGAAGGAACCATAAGTATGTCTAGCGCATACTCCCAAGG GCTGTTGACTACCCTAACTCAGGCGCTGCAGAGCTCGGGTATAGATCTGTCTCAAGCCAGTATCTCTGTGCAGATCAACCTTGGCAAGCGAGCAATTAATAAGAGACCTGCTGCCACAGTGACTACTTCTGGCGCTAAG GACCATGAAGACCCTGTATCTGCTAATCAAACAATGGGACACTCTAGGGCGGGGTGCAGTGTCGAGGAATCTTCACAGGCACCAAAAAGACACAAAGCCGACAACAGCTAG
- the LOC105061069 gene encoding transcription factor BIM1 isoform X4, whose product MRMELQGKKTTHDFLSLYNKDSPFQHQDPRPPSQGSCFLKTHDFLKPLEHAGKGRRDEAASGDIAVACVGPAEVGRAASVEHVLPGGIGTYSITHVSDPSPLAMVKPERGTCRGVDVERKPEPYYANGVAYAPQYAAGVPVALWDESAAKDPGSRGQWQSSFAASGSGSFGSPSASRHHPAPEKPRLMESASRSSRGFDDEDDDDEEFGKREGSSSHKELTVKLDGKGKGGDHDQRPNTPRSKHSATEQRRRSKINDRFQILRELIPHSDQKRDKASFLLEVIEYIRFLQEKVQKYESSIPGWSQDNTKLMPWNNNESPGDGISDPSQVMKNGSAPPGYMFSGSDNSIPVAPAMVSTAQNPTDSDMAAGLSYKAMETPTNFASKMAVTPILLRPNLYSFIGRETSIAQSQQRLVADADNMTTQVQPQWLRPSGSADCAVSGEILNEQELTVDEGTISMSSAYSQGLLTTLTQALQSSGIDLSQASISVQINLGKRAINKRPAATVTTSGAKDHEDPVSANQTMGHSRAGCSVEESSQAPKRHKADNS is encoded by the exons ATGAGGATGGAGCTCCAAG GTAAGAAAACAACTCACGATTTCCTGTCGCTTTACAACAAGGATTCCCCTTTCCAACACCAGGATCCAAGGCCTCCTTCTCAAGGTA GTTGCTTTCTAAAGACGCACGACTTCTTAAAGCCGCTGGAGCACGCCGGGAAAGGCCGCCGCGACGAGGCGGCGAGCGGCGATATCGCCGTCGCCTGCGTGGGTCCCGCCGAGGTAGGGCGTGCGGCCTCGGTGGAGCACGTGCTCCCTGGTGGCATCGGGACGTACAGCATCACCCACGTGTCTGACCCTTCCCCGTTGGCTATGGTGAAGCCGGAGCGTGGCACGTGCCGCGGTGTCGACGTCGAACGGAAACCGGAGCCCTATTACGCCAACGGCGTCGCTTACGCCCCCCAGTACGCCGCTGGCGTCCCCGTCGCGCTCTGGGACGAGTCCGCCGCGAAAGACCCCGGCTCCAGAG GGCAGTGGCAGTCGTCATTCGCCGCCTCCGGCAGCGGCAGCTTCGGATCTCCTTCGGCCTCCAG GCATCACCCGGCGCCGGAGAAGCCGCGATTAATGGAGTCGGCGTCGAGATCCAGCAGGGGCTTCGACGATGAGGACGACGACGACGAGGAGTTCGGCAAGAGGGAGGGCTCCTCCTCGCATAAAG AGTTGACCGTGAAACTAGATGGGAAGGGCAAAGGGGGCGACCATGATCAGAGGCCCAACACTCCGAGATCAAAGCATTCTGCCACAGAGCAGCGGAGAAGGAGCAAAATAAATGACAG ATTTCAGATACTTAGGGAACTTATACCGCATAGTGATCAGAAGAGAGATAAAGCGTCattccttctggag GTTATTGAGTACATTCGCTTTTTACAAGAGAAAGTACAAAAGTATGAGTCCTCAATCCCGGGATGGAGTCAAGATAATACCAAGTTAATGCCATGG AACAATAACGAATCTCCTGGAGATGGTATATCTGACCCCTCTCAAGTCATGAAAAATGGTTCTGCTCCCCCTGGATATATGTTTTCTGGAAGCGACAATAGCATCCCGGTTGCACCAGCAATGGTCTCAACTGCACAGAATCCAACTGATTCAGATATGGCTGCTGGACTCTCTTACAAAGCAATGGAAACTCCTACAAATTTTGCGAGTAAGATGGCTGTTACACCCATTCTTTTGCGGCCAAACTTGTATTCTTTTATTGGAAGAGAAACTAGTATTGCTCAGTCACAGCAGAGGTTGGTTGCAGATGCAGATAACATGACAACCCAGGTCCAGCCACAATGGTTAAGACCGTCTGGTAGTGCTGACTGTGCTGTCAGTGGTGAAATATTGAATGAACAAGAGCTGACGGTTGATGAAGGAACCATAAGTATGTCTAGCGCATACTCCCAAGG GCTGTTGACTACCCTAACTCAGGCGCTGCAGAGCTCGGGTATAGATCTGTCTCAAGCCAGTATCTCTGTGCAGATCAACCTTGGCAAGCGAGCAATTAATAAGAGACCTGCTGCCACAGTGACTACTTCTGGCGCTAAG GACCATGAAGACCCTGTATCTGCTAATCAAACAATGGGACACTCTAGGGCGGGGTGCAGTGTCGAGGAATCTTCACAGGCACCAAAAAGACACAAAGCCGACAACAGCTAG
- the LOC105061069 gene encoding transcription factor BIM1 isoform X2 has translation MRMELQGKKTTHDFLSLYNKDSPFQHQDPRPPSQGCFLKTHDFLKPLEHAGKGRRDEAASGDIAVACVGPAEVGRAASVEHVLPGGIGTYSITHVSDPSPLAMVKPERGTCRGVDVERKPEPYYANGVAYAPQYAAGVPVALWDESAAKDPGSRGQWQSSFAASGSGSFGSPSASRHHPAPEKPRLMESASRSSRGFDDEDDDDEEFGKREGSSSHKELTVKLDGKGKGGDHDQRPNTPRSKHSATEQRRRSKINDRFQILRELIPHSDQKRDKASFLLEVIEYIRFLQEKVQKYESSIPGWSQDNTKLMPWVKVYFRSFWKNARNNNESPGDGISDPSQVMKNGSAPPGYMFSGSDNSIPVAPAMVSTAQNPTDSDMAAGLSYKAMETPTNFASKMAVTPILLRPNLYSFIGRETSIAQSQQRLVADADNMTTQVQPQWLRPSGSADCAVSGEILNEQELTVDEGTISMSSAYSQGLLTTLTQALQSSGIDLSQASISVQINLGKRAINKRPAATVTTSGAKDHEDPVSANQTMGHSRAGCSVEESSQAPKRHKADNS, from the exons ATGAGGATGGAGCTCCAAG GTAAGAAAACAACTCACGATTTCCTGTCGCTTTACAACAAGGATTCCCCTTTCCAACACCAGGATCCAAGGCCTCCTTCTCAAG GTTGCTTTCTAAAGACGCACGACTTCTTAAAGCCGCTGGAGCACGCCGGGAAAGGCCGCCGCGACGAGGCGGCGAGCGGCGATATCGCCGTCGCCTGCGTGGGTCCCGCCGAGGTAGGGCGTGCGGCCTCGGTGGAGCACGTGCTCCCTGGTGGCATCGGGACGTACAGCATCACCCACGTGTCTGACCCTTCCCCGTTGGCTATGGTGAAGCCGGAGCGTGGCACGTGCCGCGGTGTCGACGTCGAACGGAAACCGGAGCCCTATTACGCCAACGGCGTCGCTTACGCCCCCCAGTACGCCGCTGGCGTCCCCGTCGCGCTCTGGGACGAGTCCGCCGCGAAAGACCCCGGCTCCAGAG GGCAGTGGCAGTCGTCATTCGCCGCCTCCGGCAGCGGCAGCTTCGGATCTCCTTCGGCCTCCAG GCATCACCCGGCGCCGGAGAAGCCGCGATTAATGGAGTCGGCGTCGAGATCCAGCAGGGGCTTCGACGATGAGGACGACGACGACGAGGAGTTCGGCAAGAGGGAGGGCTCCTCCTCGCATAAAG AGTTGACCGTGAAACTAGATGGGAAGGGCAAAGGGGGCGACCATGATCAGAGGCCCAACACTCCGAGATCAAAGCATTCTGCCACAGAGCAGCGGAGAAGGAGCAAAATAAATGACAG ATTTCAGATACTTAGGGAACTTATACCGCATAGTGATCAGAAGAGAGATAAAGCGTCattccttctggag GTTATTGAGTACATTCGCTTTTTACAAGAGAAAGTACAAAAGTATGAGTCCTCAATCCCGGGATGGAGTCAAGATAATACCAAGTTAATGCCATGG GTAAAAGTCTATTTTAGATCATTCTGGAAAAATGCACGG AACAATAACGAATCTCCTGGAGATGGTATATCTGACCCCTCTCAAGTCATGAAAAATGGTTCTGCTCCCCCTGGATATATGTTTTCTGGAAGCGACAATAGCATCCCGGTTGCACCAGCAATGGTCTCAACTGCACAGAATCCAACTGATTCAGATATGGCTGCTGGACTCTCTTACAAAGCAATGGAAACTCCTACAAATTTTGCGAGTAAGATGGCTGTTACACCCATTCTTTTGCGGCCAAACTTGTATTCTTTTATTGGAAGAGAAACTAGTATTGCTCAGTCACAGCAGAGGTTGGTTGCAGATGCAGATAACATGACAACCCAGGTCCAGCCACAATGGTTAAGACCGTCTGGTAGTGCTGACTGTGCTGTCAGTGGTGAAATATTGAATGAACAAGAGCTGACGGTTGATGAAGGAACCATAAGTATGTCTAGCGCATACTCCCAAGG GCTGTTGACTACCCTAACTCAGGCGCTGCAGAGCTCGGGTATAGATCTGTCTCAAGCCAGTATCTCTGTGCAGATCAACCTTGGCAAGCGAGCAATTAATAAGAGACCTGCTGCCACAGTGACTACTTCTGGCGCTAAG GACCATGAAGACCCTGTATCTGCTAATCAAACAATGGGACACTCTAGGGCGGGGTGCAGTGTCGAGGAATCTTCACAGGCACCAAAAAGACACAAAGCCGACAACAGCTAG
- the LOC105061069 gene encoding transcription factor BIM1 isoform X3: MRMELQGKKTTHDFLSLYNKDSPFQHQDPRPPSQGSCFLKTHDFLKPLEHAGKGRRDEAASGDIAVACVGPAEVGRAASVEHVLPGGIGTYSITHVSDPSPLAMVKPERGTCRGVDVERKPEPYYANGVAYAPQYAAGVPVALWDESAAKDPGSRGQWQSSFAASGSGSFGSPSASRHHPAPEKPRLMESASRSSRGFDDEDDDDEEFGKREGSSSHKELTVKLDGKGKGGDHDQRPNTPRSKHSATEQRRRSKINDRQVSEHSCQKPRQEWTMNLSCRFQILRELIPHSDQKRDKASFLLEVIEYIRFLQEKVQKYESSIPGWSQDNTKLMPWVKVYFRSFWKNARNNNESPGDGISDPSQVMKNGSAPPGYMFSGSDNSIPVAPAMVSTAQNPTDSDMAAGLSYKAMETPTNFANADNMTTQVQPQWLRPSGSADCAVSGEILNEQELTVDEGTISMSSAYSQGLLTTLTQALQSSGIDLSQASISVQINLGKRAINKRPAATVTTSGAKDHEDPVSANQTMGHSRAGCSVEESSQAPKRHKADNS, from the exons ATGAGGATGGAGCTCCAAG GTAAGAAAACAACTCACGATTTCCTGTCGCTTTACAACAAGGATTCCCCTTTCCAACACCAGGATCCAAGGCCTCCTTCTCAAGGTA GTTGCTTTCTAAAGACGCACGACTTCTTAAAGCCGCTGGAGCACGCCGGGAAAGGCCGCCGCGACGAGGCGGCGAGCGGCGATATCGCCGTCGCCTGCGTGGGTCCCGCCGAGGTAGGGCGTGCGGCCTCGGTGGAGCACGTGCTCCCTGGTGGCATCGGGACGTACAGCATCACCCACGTGTCTGACCCTTCCCCGTTGGCTATGGTGAAGCCGGAGCGTGGCACGTGCCGCGGTGTCGACGTCGAACGGAAACCGGAGCCCTATTACGCCAACGGCGTCGCTTACGCCCCCCAGTACGCCGCTGGCGTCCCCGTCGCGCTCTGGGACGAGTCCGCCGCGAAAGACCCCGGCTCCAGAG GGCAGTGGCAGTCGTCATTCGCCGCCTCCGGCAGCGGCAGCTTCGGATCTCCTTCGGCCTCCAG GCATCACCCGGCGCCGGAGAAGCCGCGATTAATGGAGTCGGCGTCGAGATCCAGCAGGGGCTTCGACGATGAGGACGACGACGACGAGGAGTTCGGCAAGAGGGAGGGCTCCTCCTCGCATAAAG AGTTGACCGTGAAACTAGATGGGAAGGGCAAAGGGGGCGACCATGATCAGAGGCCCAACACTCCGAGATCAAAGCATTCTGCCACAGAGCAGCGGAGAAGGAGCAAAATAAATGACAG GCAAGTTTCTGAACACAGTTGTCAAAAACCTCGACAAG AATGGACCATGAACCTGTCATGCAGATTTCAGATACTTAGGGAACTTATACCGCATAGTGATCAGAAGAGAGATAAAGCGTCattccttctggag GTTATTGAGTACATTCGCTTTTTACAAGAGAAAGTACAAAAGTATGAGTCCTCAATCCCGGGATGGAGTCAAGATAATACCAAGTTAATGCCATGG GTAAAAGTCTATTTTAGATCATTCTGGAAAAATGCACGG AACAATAACGAATCTCCTGGAGATGGTATATCTGACCCCTCTCAAGTCATGAAAAATGGTTCTGCTCCCCCTGGATATATGTTTTCTGGAAGCGACAATAGCATCCCGGTTGCACCAGCAATGGTCTCAACTGCACAGAATCCAACTGATTCAGATATGGCTGCTGGACTCTCTTACAAAGCAATGGAAACTCCTACAAATTTTGCGA ATGCAGATAACATGACAACCCAGGTCCAGCCACAATGGTTAAGACCGTCTGGTAGTGCTGACTGTGCTGTCAGTGGTGAAATATTGAATGAACAAGAGCTGACGGTTGATGAAGGAACCATAAGTATGTCTAGCGCATACTCCCAAGG GCTGTTGACTACCCTAACTCAGGCGCTGCAGAGCTCGGGTATAGATCTGTCTCAAGCCAGTATCTCTGTGCAGATCAACCTTGGCAAGCGAGCAATTAATAAGAGACCTGCTGCCACAGTGACTACTTCTGGCGCTAAG GACCATGAAGACCCTGTATCTGCTAATCAAACAATGGGACACTCTAGGGCGGGGTGCAGTGTCGAGGAATCTTCACAGGCACCAAAAAGACACAAAGCCGACAACAGCTAG
- the LOC105061069 gene encoding transcription factor BIM1 isoform X1, whose amino-acid sequence MRMELQGKKTTHDFLSLYNKDSPFQHQDPRPPSQGSCFLKTHDFLKPLEHAGKGRRDEAASGDIAVACVGPAEVGRAASVEHVLPGGIGTYSITHVSDPSPLAMVKPERGTCRGVDVERKPEPYYANGVAYAPQYAAGVPVALWDESAAKDPGSRGQWQSSFAASGSGSFGSPSASRHHPAPEKPRLMESASRSSRGFDDEDDDDEEFGKREGSSSHKELTVKLDGKGKGGDHDQRPNTPRSKHSATEQRRRSKINDRFQILRELIPHSDQKRDKASFLLEVIEYIRFLQEKVQKYESSIPGWSQDNTKLMPWVKVYFRSFWKNARNNNESPGDGISDPSQVMKNGSAPPGYMFSGSDNSIPVAPAMVSTAQNPTDSDMAAGLSYKAMETPTNFASKMAVTPILLRPNLYSFIGRETSIAQSQQRLVADADNMTTQVQPQWLRPSGSADCAVSGEILNEQELTVDEGTISMSSAYSQGLLTTLTQALQSSGIDLSQASISVQINLGKRAINKRPAATVTTSGAKDHEDPVSANQTMGHSRAGCSVEESSQAPKRHKADNS is encoded by the exons ATGAGGATGGAGCTCCAAG GTAAGAAAACAACTCACGATTTCCTGTCGCTTTACAACAAGGATTCCCCTTTCCAACACCAGGATCCAAGGCCTCCTTCTCAAGGTA GTTGCTTTCTAAAGACGCACGACTTCTTAAAGCCGCTGGAGCACGCCGGGAAAGGCCGCCGCGACGAGGCGGCGAGCGGCGATATCGCCGTCGCCTGCGTGGGTCCCGCCGAGGTAGGGCGTGCGGCCTCGGTGGAGCACGTGCTCCCTGGTGGCATCGGGACGTACAGCATCACCCACGTGTCTGACCCTTCCCCGTTGGCTATGGTGAAGCCGGAGCGTGGCACGTGCCGCGGTGTCGACGTCGAACGGAAACCGGAGCCCTATTACGCCAACGGCGTCGCTTACGCCCCCCAGTACGCCGCTGGCGTCCCCGTCGCGCTCTGGGACGAGTCCGCCGCGAAAGACCCCGGCTCCAGAG GGCAGTGGCAGTCGTCATTCGCCGCCTCCGGCAGCGGCAGCTTCGGATCTCCTTCGGCCTCCAG GCATCACCCGGCGCCGGAGAAGCCGCGATTAATGGAGTCGGCGTCGAGATCCAGCAGGGGCTTCGACGATGAGGACGACGACGACGAGGAGTTCGGCAAGAGGGAGGGCTCCTCCTCGCATAAAG AGTTGACCGTGAAACTAGATGGGAAGGGCAAAGGGGGCGACCATGATCAGAGGCCCAACACTCCGAGATCAAAGCATTCTGCCACAGAGCAGCGGAGAAGGAGCAAAATAAATGACAG ATTTCAGATACTTAGGGAACTTATACCGCATAGTGATCAGAAGAGAGATAAAGCGTCattccttctggag GTTATTGAGTACATTCGCTTTTTACAAGAGAAAGTACAAAAGTATGAGTCCTCAATCCCGGGATGGAGTCAAGATAATACCAAGTTAATGCCATGG GTAAAAGTCTATTTTAGATCATTCTGGAAAAATGCACGG AACAATAACGAATCTCCTGGAGATGGTATATCTGACCCCTCTCAAGTCATGAAAAATGGTTCTGCTCCCCCTGGATATATGTTTTCTGGAAGCGACAATAGCATCCCGGTTGCACCAGCAATGGTCTCAACTGCACAGAATCCAACTGATTCAGATATGGCTGCTGGACTCTCTTACAAAGCAATGGAAACTCCTACAAATTTTGCGAGTAAGATGGCTGTTACACCCATTCTTTTGCGGCCAAACTTGTATTCTTTTATTGGAAGAGAAACTAGTATTGCTCAGTCACAGCAGAGGTTGGTTGCAGATGCAGATAACATGACAACCCAGGTCCAGCCACAATGGTTAAGACCGTCTGGTAGTGCTGACTGTGCTGTCAGTGGTGAAATATTGAATGAACAAGAGCTGACGGTTGATGAAGGAACCATAAGTATGTCTAGCGCATACTCCCAAGG GCTGTTGACTACCCTAACTCAGGCGCTGCAGAGCTCGGGTATAGATCTGTCTCAAGCCAGTATCTCTGTGCAGATCAACCTTGGCAAGCGAGCAATTAATAAGAGACCTGCTGCCACAGTGACTACTTCTGGCGCTAAG GACCATGAAGACCCTGTATCTGCTAATCAAACAATGGGACACTCTAGGGCGGGGTGCAGTGTCGAGGAATCTTCACAGGCACCAAAAAGACACAAAGCCGACAACAGCTAG
- the LOC105061069 gene encoding transcription factor BIM1 isoform X5, whose product MRMELQGKKTTHDFLSLYNKDSPFQHQDPRPPSQGSCFLKTHDFLKPLEHAGKGRRDEAASGDIAVACVGPAEVGRAASVEHVLPGGIGTYSITHVSDPSPLAMVKPERGTCRGVDVERKPEPYYANGVAYAPQYAAGVPVALWDESAAKDPGSRGQWQSSFAASGSGSFGSPSASRHHPAPEKPRLMESASRSSRGFDDEDDDDEEFGKREGSSSHKELTVKLDGKGKGGDHDQRPNTPRSKHSATEQRRRSKINDRQVSEHSCQKPRQEWTMNLSCRFQILRELIPHSDQKRDKASFLLEVIEYIRFLQEKVQKYESSIPGWSQDNTKLMPWVKVYFRSFWKNARNNNESPGDGISDPSQVMKNGSAPPGYMFSGSDNSIPVAPAMVSTAQNPTDSDMAAGLSYKAMETPTNFANNMTTQVQPQWLRPSGSADCAVSGEILNEQELTVDEGTISMSSAYSQGLLTTLTQALQSSGIDLSQASISVQINLGKRAINKRPAATVTTSGAKDHEDPVSANQTMGHSRAGCSVEESSQAPKRHKADNS is encoded by the exons ATGAGGATGGAGCTCCAAG GTAAGAAAACAACTCACGATTTCCTGTCGCTTTACAACAAGGATTCCCCTTTCCAACACCAGGATCCAAGGCCTCCTTCTCAAGGTA GTTGCTTTCTAAAGACGCACGACTTCTTAAAGCCGCTGGAGCACGCCGGGAAAGGCCGCCGCGACGAGGCGGCGAGCGGCGATATCGCCGTCGCCTGCGTGGGTCCCGCCGAGGTAGGGCGTGCGGCCTCGGTGGAGCACGTGCTCCCTGGTGGCATCGGGACGTACAGCATCACCCACGTGTCTGACCCTTCCCCGTTGGCTATGGTGAAGCCGGAGCGTGGCACGTGCCGCGGTGTCGACGTCGAACGGAAACCGGAGCCCTATTACGCCAACGGCGTCGCTTACGCCCCCCAGTACGCCGCTGGCGTCCCCGTCGCGCTCTGGGACGAGTCCGCCGCGAAAGACCCCGGCTCCAGAG GGCAGTGGCAGTCGTCATTCGCCGCCTCCGGCAGCGGCAGCTTCGGATCTCCTTCGGCCTCCAG GCATCACCCGGCGCCGGAGAAGCCGCGATTAATGGAGTCGGCGTCGAGATCCAGCAGGGGCTTCGACGATGAGGACGACGACGACGAGGAGTTCGGCAAGAGGGAGGGCTCCTCCTCGCATAAAG AGTTGACCGTGAAACTAGATGGGAAGGGCAAAGGGGGCGACCATGATCAGAGGCCCAACACTCCGAGATCAAAGCATTCTGCCACAGAGCAGCGGAGAAGGAGCAAAATAAATGACAG GCAAGTTTCTGAACACAGTTGTCAAAAACCTCGACAAG AATGGACCATGAACCTGTCATGCAGATTTCAGATACTTAGGGAACTTATACCGCATAGTGATCAGAAGAGAGATAAAGCGTCattccttctggag GTTATTGAGTACATTCGCTTTTTACAAGAGAAAGTACAAAAGTATGAGTCCTCAATCCCGGGATGGAGTCAAGATAATACCAAGTTAATGCCATGG GTAAAAGTCTATTTTAGATCATTCTGGAAAAATGCACGG AACAATAACGAATCTCCTGGAGATGGTATATCTGACCCCTCTCAAGTCATGAAAAATGGTTCTGCTCCCCCTGGATATATGTTTTCTGGAAGCGACAATAGCATCCCGGTTGCACCAGCAATGGTCTCAACTGCACAGAATCCAACTGATTCAGATATGGCTGCTGGACTCTCTTACAAAGCAATGGAAACTCCTACAAATTTTGCGA ATAACATGACAACCCAGGTCCAGCCACAATGGTTAAGACCGTCTGGTAGTGCTGACTGTGCTGTCAGTGGTGAAATATTGAATGAACAAGAGCTGACGGTTGATGAAGGAACCATAAGTATGTCTAGCGCATACTCCCAAGG GCTGTTGACTACCCTAACTCAGGCGCTGCAGAGCTCGGGTATAGATCTGTCTCAAGCCAGTATCTCTGTGCAGATCAACCTTGGCAAGCGAGCAATTAATAAGAGACCTGCTGCCACAGTGACTACTTCTGGCGCTAAG GACCATGAAGACCCTGTATCTGCTAATCAAACAATGGGACACTCTAGGGCGGGGTGCAGTGTCGAGGAATCTTCACAGGCACCAAAAAGACACAAAGCCGACAACAGCTAG